Part of the Tolypothrix sp. PCC 7910 genome, TGCTGTTTAACTAACAGAGGAATGGTGATATTTTTTTATTTTAACGAAAGATTTGAGTGTGCATAAATTTTCACATCATAGCCAAGGCTACCATCTAAATATACTTCTTTCTGAAGGTAACTTTTTTAACCTATAAACTCCCAACCAATTGTCGGGCAAACTTCTTCATAAGCTATTCTGCTTTGAGGTTGCACAATCGGGCTGTTAACTTTTAACGGTCAACTGTCAACAGCCCTAATTAGTAGTTATGCAATTTAGACACGCATTAGCTTATCGCTTACCTTGTGTACTACTCTTCGGGTTCTGCTTTGCAGTAAATGTTTTTGCGGTTCGTTTTTTCTTAACCTTCAGATAAAAATTATCCTGTTGCTTTATAAGAACTTTTCCGTATTCAGTGATCATTAGAGTGTGGTTATACCCAAAATCATGGAGAACTTTTATGCAAGGTATTGATGTTGCAGGTCAAGATGGCAGAGTAGATTGGACAGCAGTGAAAAACTCTGGTAAAACCTTCGCTTTTGTAAAAGCTACAGAAGGCGCTTCGGTGAAAGATCCCGCTTTTGCCCGTCACTGGCCAACTATGAAAGCGGCGGGAATTATTCGTGGGGCTTATCATTTTTTTCACCCACGTACATCTGATCCAGTTGTACAAGCTCAAGAGTTCTTAAAAACAATTGGCAAATTGGAACCTGGAGACTTACCACCAGTTTTAGATATAGAAGTAACCGATAATGTCAACGATCCAAAATTCATCATCAATGCCGCAAAGCAGTGGTTAGTAGTAGTTGAGAAAGCACTTCTACAACAAACAGGAAAACCAATAAAACCAATTATTTATACTTACCCAGGTTTCTGGGAAGGGCTTGGTAACCCCACTGGTTTTGCTGAATACCAACTGTGGATTGCCCACTACGATCAACCCCAGCCAACAGTTCCTAGTACTTGGCAAGGAGAATATTTAATTCATCAATTTAGAGAAGATGTTTCTGGTGTACCAGGCGTGAGTGGTAAAGCAGATTTGAATCGATTTAAGGATTTGCAACCTGGTGATTCTGGGTTAAGGGTTAAAAACCTACAACAACAATTAACAGCCATTGGTTTGTATACAGGTGCTATTGATGGCAAATTTTCGTCGGCTGTGAAAGATGCTGTCATTAGTTTTCAATCATCTAAAGGTCTACAAGCAGATGGAATTGTCGGGATTAAAACTTGGCTCTCTTTACTCTGGATTTGATTGCTTACAAAAAGAGAATTCAGCGTTGCTCTGACTAATTACTGCCTATAAGGATGATTAGTCATGTCTAATCAATAGGAAGTCGAAGCGAAATAAAATATATTTTCCTAGAGCATTTATTTAATTGATTGCATTTTTAGATAACCAAAACCCTGATATTTAGATAATTTAACTTCATTTATT contains:
- a CDS encoding GH25 family lysozyme, which codes for MQGIDVAGQDGRVDWTAVKNSGKTFAFVKATEGASVKDPAFARHWPTMKAAGIIRGAYHFFHPRTSDPVVQAQEFLKTIGKLEPGDLPPVLDIEVTDNVNDPKFIINAAKQWLVVVEKALLQQTGKPIKPIIYTYPGFWEGLGNPTGFAEYQLWIAHYDQPQPTVPSTWQGEYLIHQFREDVSGVPGVSGKADLNRFKDLQPGDSGLRVKNLQQQLTAIGLYTGAIDGKFSSAVKDAVISFQSSKGLQADGIVGIKTWLSLLWI